A section of the Verrucomicrobium sp. GAS474 genome encodes:
- a CDS encoding phosphoribosyl-AMP cyclohydrolase, giving the protein MDHRELEEGSALSLDFAKLKKVAACGTDVIPTVVQNADTKEVLIIAYVNDEALRATLATKVATFWSTSRKELWIKGATSGDTLDLAEVRVNCEQNSLLFLVRPRRGGVCHTKDAAGHTRPGCFYRVLTADGLAPAPQS; this is encoded by the coding sequence ATGGATCATCGCGAACTCGAAGAGGGCTCCGCGCTGTCGCTCGACTTTGCGAAGCTGAAGAAAGTCGCCGCCTGCGGGACCGACGTCATCCCGACGGTCGTCCAGAACGCCGACACGAAGGAAGTCCTCATCATCGCCTACGTCAACGACGAGGCGTTGCGGGCGACCCTCGCCACGAAGGTCGCCACGTTCTGGAGCACCTCCCGGAAGGAGCTTTGGATCAAGGGCGCGACCTCGGGCGACACCCTCGACCTCGCCGAGGTCCGGGTGAACTGCGAGCAGAACAGCCTCCTCTTCCTCGTCCGCCCCCGGCGCGGCGGCGTCTGCCACACGAAGGACGCCGCGGGGCATACCCGTCCCGGCTGCTTCTACCGCGTCCTCACCGCCGACGGCCTCGCCCCCGCGCCGCAATCGTGA
- a CDS encoding GDYXXLXY domain-containing protein: protein MRSIVLVLIALAMAATGFALVRQKEALLARGTPVLLRLAPVDPRSLMQGDYMALNYEASTAALAQNQGALAENGFLVLAQAGDGTATFVRVDDGTPLAEGEIRLRYRERGFRVRLGAESFFFQEGEGQRYAAARYGELRVAPSGESVLVGLRDEALKPL from the coding sequence ATGAGAAGCATCGTCCTCGTCCTGATCGCCCTGGCCATGGCCGCCACCGGCTTCGCCCTCGTCCGCCAAAAGGAGGCGCTGCTCGCCCGGGGAACCCCCGTCCTGCTCCGCCTCGCCCCCGTCGATCCCCGCTCCCTGATGCAGGGCGATTACATGGCCCTCAACTACGAGGCGAGCACGGCGGCGCTCGCTCAAAATCAAGGCGCCCTGGCCGAAAACGGCTTCCTCGTCCTGGCGCAGGCCGGGGACGGCACCGCCACCTTCGTCCGGGTCGACGACGGAACCCCCCTGGCCGAGGGCGAGATCCGGCTCCGGTACCGCGAGCGGGGATTTCGCGTCCGGCTCGGCGCCGAGTCGTTCTTCTTCCAGGAAGGAGAGGGCCAGCGTTATGCCGCCGCGCGCTACGGCGAGCTGCGGGTCGCCCCCTCGGGCGAAAGCGTCCTGGTCGGCCTCCGCGACGAGGCGCTGAAACCGCTCTAA
- a CDS encoding aldo/keto reductase, translated as MNHRTFGRLGWQVSEIGFGAWAIGGSAWGGQDDDESVRALHQALDLGCNFIDTAQGYGDGRSERIIGRVLRERRAAHPGERIYVATKVPPSPGAWPPSPYDRIDDRLSEAHLRAGVERSLRDLGVEAIDLLQIHTWTRAWNRNPAALHVLRALQKEGKLLGTGVSTPEHDQNSLIDPMKEGLLDAVQVIYNIFQQEPAAEFLPVAREHGVGVIVRVAFDEGSLTGKFTEETTFAEGEFRQGYFAGDRLARTVRRVEKIRAEVGDEEPDLATAALKFALKPEAVSTVIPGIRSVRQAEMNCVVGSQPPLSDALAQRLRSHAWTRGNWYKGKD; from the coding sequence ATGAATCATCGCACCTTCGGTCGCCTCGGTTGGCAGGTCTCGGAAATCGGCTTCGGCGCATGGGCCATCGGCGGCTCCGCGTGGGGCGGGCAGGACGACGACGAGTCGGTCCGCGCCCTCCACCAGGCCCTCGACCTCGGATGCAATTTCATCGACACCGCGCAGGGCTACGGCGACGGGCGGAGCGAGCGGATCATCGGCCGCGTCCTGCGGGAGCGGCGGGCCGCGCATCCCGGCGAACGGATCTACGTGGCGACGAAGGTCCCTCCCTCCCCCGGGGCCTGGCCTCCGTCCCCCTACGACCGGATCGACGACCGCCTCTCCGAGGCCCACCTCCGGGCCGGGGTCGAGCGGAGCCTGCGGGACCTCGGCGTCGAGGCGATCGACCTGCTCCAGATCCACACGTGGACGCGGGCCTGGAACCGGAACCCGGCGGCGCTCCACGTCCTCCGGGCGCTGCAGAAGGAGGGGAAGCTCCTCGGCACCGGCGTCAGCACGCCGGAGCACGACCAGAATTCCCTGATCGATCCGATGAAGGAAGGCCTCCTCGATGCGGTGCAGGTCATCTACAATATCTTCCAGCAGGAGCCCGCGGCGGAGTTCCTCCCCGTGGCGCGGGAGCACGGCGTCGGCGTCATCGTCCGGGTCGCCTTCGACGAGGGCTCCCTCACGGGGAAATTCACCGAGGAGACGACCTTCGCCGAGGGGGAATTCCGGCAGGGCTACTTCGCCGGGGACCGGCTCGCGCGGACCGTGCGGCGGGTCGAGAAGATCCGGGCCGAGGTCGGCGACGAGGAGCCCGACCTGGCGACGGCGGCCCTGAAATTCGCGCTGAAGCCCGAGGCCGTCTCGACGGTGATTCCCGGCATCCGCAGCGTCCGGCAGGCCGAGATGAACTGCGTCGTCGGCAGCCAGCCGCCCCTTTCCGACGCGCTGGCGCAGAGGCTGCGGTCCCACGCCTGGACGCGGGGCAATTGGTACAAGGGGAAGGACTGA
- a CDS encoding DUF5069 domain-containing protein produces the protein MTIPLIAPNLTKQPPHSPRERLAGFVIARRTLDKCRADLAGMAGEYHYDCPLDRMLFSFKGIDGKQFREAVRKAKSDEEVGSWLVANGKPRTPLEIKEWSDHVEASRPIENPKRRQDFSDECEKLGLDPGETTLFDWLEADDRASFKAFRGFKPFQPKGTLRRLIFNS, from the coding sequence ATGACTATCCCACTCATCGCCCCCAACCTGACGAAGCAGCCGCCGCACAGCCCGCGCGAACGCCTGGCCGGATTCGTCATCGCCCGCCGCACCCTCGACAAATGCCGCGCCGACCTCGCCGGGATGGCCGGCGAATACCATTACGATTGCCCCCTCGACCGGATGCTCTTCAGCTTCAAGGGAATCGACGGAAAGCAATTCCGCGAAGCCGTCCGCAAGGCGAAGAGCGACGAGGAGGTCGGCTCCTGGCTCGTCGCCAACGGCAAGCCGCGCACGCCGCTCGAGATCAAGGAATGGTCCGACCACGTCGAGGCCTCCCGCCCGATCGAGAACCCGAAGCGCCGCCAGGACTTCAGCGACGAGTGCGAGAAGCTCGGCCTCGATCCGGGCGAGACGACGCTCTTCGACTGGCTGGAGGCCGACGACCGGGCGAGCTTCAAGGCCTTCCGGGGCTTCAAGCCCTTTCAGCCGAAAGGAACCCTCCGCCGCCTGATCTTCAATTCATGA
- a CDS encoding serine/threonine protein kinase, protein MPKAAPAKPKAKSGAKAKGAPVAVTEHAASAWGDRETEFFYDLTPDRILAAAELTGVRCTGRMMQMNSMENRVWEVEIEVADEAALKSRSEKSRILKFYRPGRWSQVQIEEEHRFLLDLQEAEVPVVAPLPFAGKGRGGATGTLASVPGAENLFFTVFPKVGGRHPDEMSEEQLVRVGRQLGRMHNVGASGPDAAAPHRLRLTPEVYGYMNLDYLLETEAIPERLEEPYVLAAEEICGRAEELFADAALQRIHGDCHLGNLLWADSPPHDGPFWVDFDDMVVGPPVQDIWLIVPGRDDDAVERREHLLRGYGEMRDFDRATLRLIEPLRALRYIHFSAWIAKRWIDPAFPRRFEHFGTESYWTEQVADLREQVDLMRAAA, encoded by the coding sequence GTGCCGAAAGCCGCCCCGGCCAAGCCGAAGGCGAAATCAGGCGCCAAAGCCAAGGGCGCCCCCGTCGCCGTGACGGAGCACGCCGCCTCCGCGTGGGGCGACCGGGAGACCGAGTTTTTCTACGACCTGACCCCCGACCGGATCCTGGCGGCGGCGGAACTGACCGGCGTCCGCTGCACGGGGCGGATGATGCAGATGAACAGCATGGAAAACCGGGTCTGGGAGGTCGAGATCGAGGTGGCCGACGAGGCCGCCCTCAAGAGCCGGAGCGAGAAATCGCGCATCCTGAAGTTTTACCGCCCGGGCCGCTGGAGCCAGGTCCAGATCGAGGAGGAGCACCGCTTCCTCCTCGACCTCCAGGAGGCCGAGGTTCCCGTCGTCGCGCCCCTCCCCTTCGCGGGAAAGGGCCGGGGCGGGGCGACCGGGACTCTCGCCTCGGTGCCGGGGGCCGAGAATCTTTTCTTCACCGTCTTCCCGAAGGTCGGCGGGCGGCATCCCGACGAGATGAGCGAGGAGCAGCTCGTCCGCGTCGGGCGGCAGCTCGGCCGGATGCACAACGTCGGCGCCTCCGGTCCCGATGCCGCCGCGCCCCACCGCCTCCGGCTGACGCCCGAGGTCTACGGCTACATGAACCTCGACTACCTCCTGGAGACCGAGGCGATCCCGGAGCGGCTCGAGGAACCCTACGTCCTCGCCGCCGAGGAGATCTGCGGCCGGGCGGAGGAGCTCTTCGCCGACGCCGCCCTCCAGCGGATCCACGGCGATTGCCACCTCGGCAACCTCCTCTGGGCCGATAGCCCGCCCCACGACGGGCCGTTCTGGGTCGACTTCGACGACATGGTCGTCGGCCCGCCGGTGCAGGACATCTGGCTCATCGTCCCGGGGCGGGACGACGACGCCGTCGAGCGGCGGGAACACCTGCTGCGCGGCTACGGGGAGATGCGCGACTTCGACCGGGCGACCCTCCGCCTCATCGAGCCGCTCCGGGCGCTCCGCTACATCCACTTCAGCGCGTGGATCGCGAAGCGGTGGATCGACCCAGCGTTCCCGCGCCGGTTCGAGCACTTCGGCACCGAGTCCTACTGGACGGAGCAGGTGGCCGACCTGCGGGAGCAGGTCGACCTCATGCGGGCCGCCGCCTAG
- a CDS encoding DUF2157 domain-containing protein, translating into MAIDDSPSAGNRTPAASATSATSGRFRAWRSEGIVLVDDAELTALEKGLVEALPWERWATRLLAGIATLLLLCGIVLFFAYNWHALPAREKFLVIGAGWVLCLTGAGWLDTRTWAGELSLLGAAVLTGVFLAVFGQVYQTGADSYQLFLGWAALLLPLAAWGRSAALWLLWLVLLNVTLVAGWNQTLFPSAWNRADHLLLWDVALNGTALLLVEAGRCFALPWLRREWFRLAIVAAVTFTLTAAMSSFILEEWVSDLYGTRWTPWLWLAFVAAGFPYYRLVAGSLPALALLTLGFCSVVLVGFAHLLLRGSGDHTGAFLVLGIATLGLFGAAVWGLRVVARRMRAEALS; encoded by the coding sequence ATGGCAATCGACGATTCCCCTTCCGCGGGCAACCGCACCCCGGCCGCTTCGGCCACTTCAGCGACCTCGGGCCGCTTCCGCGCATGGCGGTCCGAGGGGATCGTCCTCGTCGACGACGCCGAGCTCACCGCCCTCGAAAAAGGCCTGGTCGAGGCCCTTCCGTGGGAGCGGTGGGCGACCCGCCTGCTCGCCGGGATCGCGACGCTCCTCCTCCTCTGCGGGATCGTCCTCTTCTTCGCCTACAATTGGCACGCCCTCCCCGCGCGGGAGAAGTTCCTCGTCATCGGCGCGGGGTGGGTCCTCTGCCTGACCGGCGCGGGCTGGCTCGACACGCGGACGTGGGCCGGGGAGCTCTCCCTCCTCGGCGCGGCGGTCCTCACCGGGGTCTTCCTCGCCGTCTTCGGCCAGGTCTACCAGACCGGGGCCGACAGCTATCAGCTCTTCCTCGGCTGGGCGGCCCTCCTTCTTCCCCTCGCCGCGTGGGGCCGGAGCGCCGCGTTGTGGCTCCTCTGGCTCGTCCTCCTCAACGTCACCCTGGTCGCCGGATGGAACCAGACCCTCTTCCCCTCGGCCTGGAACAGGGCCGACCACCTCCTGCTGTGGGACGTTGCGCTCAACGGCACGGCGCTCCTCCTCGTCGAGGCGGGCCGCTGCTTCGCCCTGCCGTGGCTTCGTCGGGAATGGTTCCGCCTCGCGATCGTCGCGGCGGTCACCTTTACCCTCACGGCGGCGATGTCGTCCTTCATCCTCGAGGAGTGGGTGAGCGACCTTTACGGCACGCGATGGACGCCCTGGCTCTGGCTCGCCTTCGTCGCAGCCGGCTTTCCCTATTACCGCCTCGTCGCGGGAAGCCTCCCCGCCCTCGCGCTCCTGACGCTGGGCTTCTGCTCGGTGGTCCTCGTCGGGTTCGCCCACCTCCTGCTCCGGGGCAGCGGCGACCACACCGGAGCCTTCCTCGTCCTCGGCATCGCGACGCTCGGCCTCTTCGGGGCCGCCGTCTGGGGGTTGAGGGTCGTGGCCCGCCGGATGCGCGCGGAGGCACTTTCATGA
- a CDS encoding NAD-dependent epimerase/dehydratase family protein has protein sequence MENIVVTGGAGFIGSNLTLTLQRRYPSARITVIDDFRSASFKNLEGFRGDVIAANLVDVDLGYYIDASEVDAFFHLASITDTTDHDQYRQTHDNVESWRSILNHFAGEKAALVYASSAATYGIGGGINHVDAPLRPANVYAFTKVQLENLAARYAADFPSQKVIGVRYFNVYGPRETHKGQPASMIYHLAQQIRAGKSPRIFKYGEQKRDFVYVDDIVEGTILAATKQIEGAFDAKKFPRRVFNLGSGEARPFNDIITILNATLKTDVKTEYFDCPFPFYQPHTEADLKETTAAIGYKPSFTLESGIADYFKSGWLVPA, from the coding sequence ATGGAAAACATTGTCGTCACCGGCGGGGCCGGCTTCATCGGATCGAACCTGACGCTCACGCTGCAGCGGCGTTACCCCTCGGCCCGCATCACGGTCATCGACGATTTCCGGTCGGCCTCCTTCAAGAACCTCGAGGGCTTCCGGGGCGACGTCATCGCGGCGAACCTCGTCGACGTCGACCTGGGTTACTACATCGACGCCTCCGAGGTCGACGCCTTCTTCCACCTCGCCTCGATCACCGACACGACCGACCACGACCAGTACCGCCAGACCCACGACAACGTCGAGAGCTGGCGCTCCATCCTGAACCACTTCGCCGGGGAAAAGGCCGCCCTCGTCTACGCCTCCTCGGCGGCGACGTACGGGATCGGCGGCGGCATCAACCACGTCGACGCCCCGCTCCGGCCCGCCAACGTCTACGCCTTCACCAAGGTGCAGCTGGAGAACCTCGCCGCCCGCTACGCCGCCGACTTCCCCTCGCAGAAGGTGATCGGCGTCCGCTACTTCAACGTCTACGGCCCGCGCGAGACCCACAAGGGGCAGCCCGCGAGCATGATCTACCACCTCGCCCAGCAGATCCGCGCCGGGAAGAGCCCCCGCATCTTCAAGTACGGCGAGCAGAAGCGCGACTTCGTCTACGTCGACGACATCGTCGAGGGGACGATCCTCGCCGCCACGAAGCAGATCGAGGGGGCCTTCGACGCGAAGAAATTCCCCCGCCGCGTCTTCAACCTCGGCTCCGGCGAGGCCCGCCCCTTCAACGACATCATCACGATCCTCAACGCCACGCTGAAGACCGACGTGAAGACCGAATACTTCGACTGCCCCTTCCCCTTCTACCAGCCCCACACCGAGGCCGACCTGAAGGAGACCACGGCGGCCATCGGCTACAAGCCCTCCTTCACGCTGGAGAGCGGCATCGCCGATTACTTCAAGAGCGGCTGGCTCGTCCCCGCCTAA
- the ppk1 gene encoding polyphosphate kinase 1 gives MAASVTPSRLPSFSCPEYFSNRELSWLDFNQRVLEEAQDPSQPLLERLHFLCIVSSNLDEFFEVRVAGIKQQIESESVDETIDGATPRSGFKAIRERTLRLVDDQSRLWNEELQPGLEKAGIHLPHIAHLPPKDKDWARHYFREEVLPVLTPLAVDSSHPFPHLLNKSHNLIATLHRRQDGGRESHAIVQLPRTLDRLIELPRKEGSDSKERSFLLLGSLIAYFIAELFPGDEVTSVCPFRITRNSDLYIDEEEAENLLHTIEEELRKRNRGNAVRLEVRDDCPPEIEKFLMRSLQLAPEDIYRHSGPINFLHLIPLRGLEEFAHLRDRPWTPIPSVEIDPALSLFDQIRRKDILLHHPYESFAPVVDFVEAAAVDSRVLAIKMTLYRTSGNSPIVAALIRASENGKQVTVLVELKARFDEANNISWARQLEEAGVHVVYGLVGLKTHCKLLHVVRRDEDRIRFYTHLGTGNYHPGTARFYTDLSLFTSRPALTREVATLFNVLTGLCRFEGIQHLLVAPFSLLFQLKEKIHAEIEAARAGKPAKIVAKMNSLVDDELIRLLYEASTAGVKIDLIVRGICCLRPGIPGVSENIRVFSVIGRFLEHSRIFSFANGDGPGKPQIYLGSADWMPRNLRRRIEVVFPILDPALARRIETEILPAYLSDRVKSRELLPDGTHRRRQPEPGKKPTQAQLTFRELARRQQKARQDEKREAKGIRIVPALAPEKPAKPAVKKSVKPSAKAPAKAKKAAAKPAARKAVSRKKR, from the coding sequence ATGGCGGCCTCTGTGACCCCCTCCCGCCTCCCCTCTTTCTCCTGCCCGGAATATTTCAGCAACCGCGAATTGAGCTGGCTCGATTTCAACCAGCGCGTCCTGGAGGAGGCCCAGGATCCCTCCCAGCCGCTCCTCGAACGGCTTCACTTCCTCTGCATCGTCAGCTCGAATCTCGACGAGTTCTTCGAGGTCCGCGTCGCCGGGATCAAGCAGCAGATCGAGAGCGAATCGGTCGACGAGACGATCGACGGCGCGACGCCCCGCTCCGGCTTCAAGGCGATCCGCGAGCGGACCCTCCGCCTCGTCGACGACCAGTCCCGCCTCTGGAACGAGGAGCTCCAGCCCGGCCTGGAGAAGGCCGGCATCCACCTTCCCCACATCGCCCACCTCCCGCCGAAGGACAAGGACTGGGCCCGCCATTACTTCCGCGAGGAAGTCCTCCCGGTGCTGACGCCGCTCGCCGTCGACTCCAGCCATCCCTTCCCCCACCTGCTCAACAAGAGCCACAACCTGATCGCGACCCTCCACCGCCGCCAGGACGGGGGCCGGGAATCGCACGCCATCGTCCAGCTCCCCCGGACCCTCGACCGCCTGATCGAGCTGCCGCGCAAGGAGGGCTCCGACTCGAAGGAACGGAGCTTCCTCCTCCTCGGCTCCCTCATCGCCTACTTCATCGCGGAGCTCTTCCCGGGCGACGAGGTCACCTCGGTCTGCCCCTTCCGGATCACCCGGAACAGCGACCTCTACATCGACGAGGAAGAGGCCGAAAACCTCCTCCACACCATCGAGGAGGAGCTGCGGAAGCGGAACCGCGGCAACGCCGTCCGCCTCGAGGTCCGCGACGATTGCCCGCCCGAGATCGAGAAATTCCTGATGCGCTCCCTCCAGCTCGCGCCGGAGGACATCTACCGCCATTCCGGGCCGATCAATTTCCTCCACCTCATCCCGCTGCGCGGCCTCGAGGAATTCGCCCACCTGCGGGACCGCCCGTGGACGCCGATCCCCTCCGTCGAGATCGATCCCGCCCTCTCCCTCTTCGACCAGATCCGGCGGAAGGACATCCTCCTCCACCATCCCTACGAGAGCTTCGCCCCCGTCGTCGACTTCGTCGAGGCGGCCGCCGTCGACAGCCGCGTCCTCGCGATCAAGATGACCCTCTACCGGACGAGCGGCAATTCCCCCATCGTCGCCGCCCTCATCCGCGCCTCCGAGAACGGCAAGCAGGTCACCGTCCTCGTCGAGCTGAAGGCCCGCTTCGACGAGGCGAACAACATCAGCTGGGCGCGCCAGCTGGAGGAGGCGGGCGTCCACGTCGTCTACGGCCTCGTCGGCCTGAAGACCCACTGCAAGCTCCTCCACGTCGTACGGCGGGACGAGGACCGGATCCGGTTCTACACCCACCTCGGCACCGGCAACTACCATCCCGGCACCGCCCGGTTCTACACCGACCTCAGCCTCTTCACCTCCCGCCCCGCGCTGACCCGCGAGGTGGCCACGCTCTTCAACGTCCTCACCGGCCTCTGCCGCTTCGAGGGGATCCAGCATCTCCTCGTCGCCCCATTCTCCCTCCTCTTCCAGCTGAAGGAGAAGATCCACGCCGAGATCGAGGCGGCCCGCGCCGGGAAGCCGGCGAAGATCGTCGCGAAGATGAACTCCCTGGTCGACGACGAGCTGATCCGCCTCCTCTACGAGGCCTCGACCGCCGGGGTGAAGATCGACCTGATCGTCCGCGGCATCTGTTGCCTCCGCCCCGGCATCCCGGGTGTCAGCGAGAACATCCGGGTCTTCAGCGTCATCGGCCGCTTCCTCGAGCACAGCCGCATCTTCTCCTTCGCCAACGGCGACGGTCCCGGCAAGCCGCAGATCTACCTCGGCAGCGCCGACTGGATGCCGCGCAACCTCCGCCGCCGCATCGAGGTCGTCTTCCCGATCCTCGACCCCGCCCTGGCCCGCCGGATCGAGACCGAGATCCTCCCCGCCTACCTCTCCGACCGGGTGAAGTCCCGGGAACTCCTCCCCGACGGCACCCACCGCCGCCGCCAGCCGGAACCGGGCAAGAAGCCGACCCAGGCCCAGCTCACCTTCCGCGAGCTGGCCCGCCGCCAGCAGAAGGCCCGCCAGGACGAGAAACGGGAAGCGAAGGGAATCCGGATCGTCCCGGCCCTCGCCCCCGAGAAGCCGGCCAAGCCGGCGGTGAAGAAGAGCGTCAAGCCGTCGGCGAAGGCCCCGGCCAAGGCGAAGAAGGCGGCAGCCAAGCCCGCCGCCCGCAAGGCCGTTTCCCGGAAGAAGCGGTAA
- a CDS encoding DUF4401 domain-containing protein, whose product MKTDTLTQTLVATGQLGTETAERITLAAVRETAQEPSPWYFQALTAGGAWVASLFFLGFLVGLFASSWEQNIGPLTVIGLVLIGTATFARGRIAGFFLEQVCLAVSMTGHLLVLISLGMEFQRQHLPHVATLLALVAATLAAVDYFLYRDGCHRFLSSLVALLFGIAALYDLTGRHWLDAATRNPPFDRGLVLYMALHLALLGAIFVRRTAIAWRPLGYAAALSLVAMPFAYNLALFGPTRAKEASILPGLLFLAALLALGWTLLGRRAAWQRDRRTVIVAGLFTVALGAIAPPPLLLALGLIVLGYARQDRFFEYGGLLFLGYSLFVYYYMLTASLASKSLILCASGAVLFLALAVLKKTVWNRR is encoded by the coding sequence ATGAAGACCGATACATTGACGCAAACGCTGGTCGCGACGGGACAACTCGGAACGGAGACGGCGGAACGGATCACCCTCGCCGCCGTCCGGGAGACAGCGCAGGAACCTTCGCCGTGGTACTTCCAGGCGTTGACCGCCGGGGGGGCGTGGGTCGCCTCGCTCTTCTTCCTCGGTTTTCTCGTCGGCCTCTTCGCCTCGTCGTGGGAACAGAACATCGGCCCTCTCACCGTCATCGGCCTCGTCCTCATCGGGACGGCGACCTTCGCGCGGGGACGGATCGCCGGGTTCTTCCTCGAACAGGTCTGCCTCGCCGTCAGCATGACGGGCCACCTCCTCGTCCTCATCAGCCTTGGGATGGAGTTCCAGCGCCAGCACCTCCCCCACGTGGCAACCCTGTTGGCCCTCGTCGCCGCCACGCTGGCCGCCGTCGACTACTTCCTCTACCGGGACGGATGCCACCGGTTCCTCTCCTCGCTCGTCGCCCTCCTCTTCGGCATCGCCGCGCTCTACGACCTGACCGGACGCCACTGGCTCGACGCCGCGACGCGCAATCCCCCCTTCGACCGGGGCCTCGTCCTCTACATGGCGCTCCACCTCGCGCTCCTCGGGGCGATCTTCGTCCGGCGGACCGCGATCGCCTGGCGTCCCCTCGGCTACGCGGCGGCGCTCTCCCTGGTGGCGATGCCGTTCGCCTACAACCTGGCTCTCTTCGGCCCGACCCGCGCGAAGGAAGCCTCGATCCTCCCGGGCCTCCTCTTCCTCGCGGCGCTCCTCGCACTCGGCTGGACGCTGCTGGGGCGAAGGGCGGCGTGGCAGCGGGACCGCCGCACCGTGATCGTCGCCGGGCTCTTCACCGTCGCGCTCGGGGCGATCGCGCCGCCGCCCCTCCTCCTCGCCCTCGGCCTGATCGTGCTGGGCTACGCCCGCCAGGACCGCTTCTTCGAGTACGGCGGCCTCCTCTTCCTCGGCTACTCCCTCTTCGTCTATTACTACATGCTGACGGCGAGCCTCGCCTCGAAGTCGCTGATCCTCTGCGCCAGCGGGGCGGTCCTCTTCCTCGCCCTCGCCGTCCTCAAGAAAACGGTCTGGAACCGCCGCTGA